The following are from one region of the Halarcobacter sp. genome:
- a CDS encoding response regulator transcription factor, translating to MENIKEIQNKCKDLSILYVEDNEKVRLQTSKVLNIYFHKIFLASNGKEAIDIFNNEKIDIIFTDVNMPKMDGISMIELIRKKDINIPIVIFSAYDNTEYLLKTIEFGIDGYILKPFKLDQIQSVIEKIIKKLATVSVQCSNTKLIDNFIWDNNTYTLYKDSKHIKLTKNETKLFKLLSSSRNILCSSEDIEIELFDDNYNDNKRVRGLISRLHKKLGTHLIKSKYGEGYELNLEE from the coding sequence ATGGAAAATATAAAAGAGATACAAAATAAATGTAAAGACTTATCAATCCTTTATGTAGAAGATAATGAAAAAGTAAGACTGCAAACTTCAAAAGTTTTAAATATTTATTTTCACAAGATTTTTCTTGCTTCAAATGGAAAAGAGGCTATTGATATTTTTAACAATGAAAAAATTGATATTATATTTACAGATGTAAATATGCCCAAAATGGATGGAATATCAATGATTGAGCTTATTAGAAAAAAAGATATAAATATTCCCATTGTCATTTTCTCTGCTTACGATAATACCGAATACCTTTTAAAAACTATAGAATTTGGAATTGATGGATATATTTTAAAACCTTTTAAACTAGACCAAATACAAAGTGTTATCGAAAAGATAATAAAAAAATTAGCAACTGTTTCAGTACAATGTAGCAACACAAAACTAATTGATAACTTTATATGGGATAATAATACTTATACTTTATATAAAGATTCAAAACACATAAAACTTACAAAAAATGAAACAAAACTTTTTAAACTTTTAAGTTCTTCAAGAAATATTCTTTGCTCAAGTGAAGATATTGAGATAGAACTATTTGATGATAATTACAATGATAACAAACGTGTTAGAGGCTTAATTTCTAGACTTCATAAAAAACTTGGCACTCACCTAATAAAATCTAAATATGGTGAGGGTTATGAATTAAACTTGGAAGAATAA
- a CDS encoding site-specific integrase: MNKRIKTSKTGVYYRESISNGKPDKTYYITYKDLNNKTKEIKLGKFSEGIRENYCYQKRNEIITKIRLGEEPPAAAKNKKAKKVLLDDIQEKYFKTRKEGKSKDSDYSTFKKHLKPFFYEKDLESITKEDIRKLQTKIKESKNQRRLPLSDKTVHNILTILKSITSFAIKEELLKNNYIKYIELESIRNTRDRYLTLEEIKELYKYLEDNPRLFLFTKIALTTGARLASILYISKKDIDFSNQRITLYDLKKDQEGRISYKSFLTDELTILLDKWCKNLNFNDKIFSDRPTTIQRQMLDILNKLFNQDLDKEDRKNRAVVHTLRHTFASHLAINGTPIFTIQKLMNHSDIKMTLRYAKLSPDSGKDAISNLNF, translated from the coding sequence ATGAATAAAAGAATAAAGACTTCTAAAACTGGCGTATATTATAGAGAATCTATTTCAAATGGTAAACCAGATAAAACTTATTATATCACATATAAAGATTTAAATAACAAGACAAAAGAAATTAAACTAGGTAAATTTTCAGAAGGTATTAGAGAAAACTATTGCTATCAGAAAAGAAATGAAATCATTACAAAAATAAGACTAGGTGAAGAGCCACCGGCTGCAGCAAAGAATAAAAAAGCTAAAAAAGTACTATTAGATGATATTCAAGAAAAATATTTTAAAACGAGAAAAGAAGGGAAAAGCAAAGATAGTGATTATTCTACGTTTAAAAAACATCTTAAGCCTTTTTTTTATGAAAAAGATCTTGAAAGTATTACAAAAGAAGATATCAGAAAACTTCAAACAAAAATTAAAGAGTCAAAAAACCAAAGACGATTGCCTCTATCAGATAAAACTGTTCACAATATACTAACAATTCTTAAATCGATTACTAGTTTTGCAATTAAGGAAGAGCTATTAAAAAACAATTATATAAAGTATATTGAACTTGAATCAATTAGAAACACTAGAGATCGATATTTGACGTTAGAAGAAATAAAAGAATTGTATAAATACCTAGAAGATAATCCAAGACTTTTTTTATTTACAAAAATTGCCTTAACAACAGGAGCAAGGTTAGCTTCAATTCTATATATTTCTAAAAAAGATATAGACTTTAGTAATCAGCGTATTACTTTATATGATTTGAAAAAAGATCAAGAAGGGAGAATCTCATATAAAAGTTTTTTAACAGATGAACTTACTATTTTACTTGATAAATGGTGTAAAAATCTAAACTTTAATGACAAAATATTCTCTGATAGACCAACAACAATTCAAAGACAGATGTTAGATATTCTAAATAAACTATTCAATCAAGATTTAGATAAAGAAGACAGAAAGAATAGAGCTGTAGTTCATACTCTTAGGCATACTTTTGCATCTCATCTTGCTATTAATGGAACTCCTATTTTTACGATACAAAAACTTATGAACCATAGTGATATAAAAATGACCCTTAGGTATGCTAAGTTATCTCCTGATAGCGGGAAAGATGCAATAAGCAATTTAAACTTTTAA
- a CDS encoding GTP-binding protein gives MKLEDFYPLTFNGTQKDFNSLMRTLLIKANYDPILKKITGYKGMHQYNDSQECWTLKFDSKKGIYGLIQSESIEKENSYESTFDIYYFPSPNEKELQNSSLIEEYIVNCEQFIEKVKGFSSFLEMYLNFKIGKLILNISKNKNNIEIKYKVLNRIKTYTKDGIEDINNLTNNKYIILPNNIDKNFPSFKFILPFFNFFNTLLTRIIKKAPSSFEIKKTKVNAVIYDKEGIQSKKEDTNVTKLEFSIDYNDNKNLKIDKNNSILHKLLLSGTWSKLDLDLKNFINKQTNSLKPKLIVVTGFLGSGKTNFLQNFIEFENQNSRFIGIIQNEIGKTGLDGKLLDYDYNMVEIDEGCVCCSMAGQLRSAITILLDKKVPDTIILETTGVANPFNLLSEIDELGDLIEFDSIITIVDAKSYEKLISTYLVFKDQIRAADVILLNKIDLLEKEELEKIENKIRLQNRCAAIIKTLNCNINPNEVTNQAQLTNSTNHISTEFNEETTIFRTHLEDNISSIKKLVDKKLNRKEFEESLKNIPKNILRVKGIVEFEDLNSQYIVQYVDGFYDIKEIEDDKRKENFLIFIGEKIQDYEELVA, from the coding sequence ATGAAATTAGAAGATTTTTATCCATTAACTTTCAATGGTACACAAAAAGATTTTAACTCACTAATGAGAACACTTTTGATTAAAGCAAATTATGATCCTATATTAAAAAAAATCACAGGATATAAAGGTATGCATCAATACAATGATTCTCAAGAGTGTTGGACACTAAAGTTTGACTCTAAAAAGGGAATATATGGCTTAATTCAAAGTGAATCTATAGAAAAAGAAAATAGTTATGAATCAACTTTTGATATATATTATTTCCCTTCACCAAATGAGAAAGAATTACAAAACTCTTCTTTAATAGAAGAATATATAGTAAACTGTGAGCAATTTATTGAAAAAGTAAAAGGGTTTTCTTCTTTCCTTGAAATGTATTTAAATTTTAAAATTGGAAAACTTATATTAAACATATCCAAAAATAAAAACAATATAGAAATCAAATATAAAGTTCTAAATAGAATCAAAACATATACAAAAGATGGGATTGAAGATATTAATAACTTAACAAATAACAAATATATTATATTGCCCAATAACATAGATAAAAACTTTCCGTCTTTTAAATTCATATTACCTTTTTTCAATTTTTTCAACACTTTGCTCACACGAATTATAAAAAAAGCCCCAAGTAGTTTTGAAATAAAAAAAACTAAAGTTAATGCTGTCATTTATGACAAAGAAGGTATTCAAAGTAAAAAAGAAGATACAAATGTCACTAAACTAGAATTCTCAATTGATTATAATGATAATAAAAATCTAAAAATAGATAAAAACAATTCAATACTTCATAAACTTTTGTTATCAGGGACTTGGAGTAAATTAGATTTGGATTTAAAAAACTTTATAAACAAACAAACTAACTCTTTAAAACCAAAACTAATAGTTGTAACAGGTTTTCTAGGATCAGGAAAAACAAATTTCTTACAAAACTTTATTGAGTTTGAAAATCAAAACTCCAGATTTATTGGAATTATTCAAAATGAAATAGGTAAAACTGGCTTAGATGGTAAACTTTTAGATTATGATTATAATATGGTAGAGATAGATGAAGGGTGTGTTTGTTGTTCCATGGCAGGTCAATTAAGAAGTGCTATTACTATCCTGCTAGATAAAAAAGTACCTGACACTATAATTTTAGAAACAACAGGAGTTGCAAACCCTTTTAACCTTTTAAGTGAAATAGATGAATTAGGTGATTTAATAGAATTTGATTCTATCATCACAATAGTTGATGCAAAAAGTTATGAAAAACTAATCTCAACTTACTTAGTATTTAAAGATCAAATTAGAGCTGCAGATGTGATACTATTAAACAAAATTGATTTACTAGAAAAAGAAGAACTTGAAAAAATTGAAAATAAAATTCGTCTACAAAATAGATGTGCTGCCATAATAAAAACTCTAAATTGCAATATAAACCCAAATGAAGTAACCAATCAAGCCCAATTAACTAACAGTACAAATCATATCTCAACAGAGTTTAATGAAGAAACAACAATATTTAGAACCCATTTAGAGGATAATATTTCAAGTATAAAAAAACTTGTAGATAAAAAATTAAATAGAAAAGAGTTCGAAGAATCATTAAAAAATATTCCAAAAAATATTTTAAGAGTAAAAGGAATAGTAGAGTTTGAAGACTTAAACTCGCAATATATAGTTCAATATGTAGATGGCTTTTACGATATTAAAGAGATAGAAGATGATAAAAGAAAAGAAAATTTTTTAATCTTTATAGGAGAAAAAATCCAAGACTATGAGGAACTAGTGGCATAA
- a CDS encoding PAS domain S-box protein, with the protein MKNKEKWFEHIFNNSGVGILIVDKNRTILEVNKTFCDIVGYSYEELINKHARVLHISDESSKKFGEIAFNTVLENNTLDLEYKFRHRDGSSIWIKITGDVIKDKQEVLWIITNINKRVMFQEELAKLNDTLNSKIDSQIKILREKDRQLQYQGRLAQMGEMLNMISHQWRQPLMSISATTSFLQAKLLIEEFNQEEFLNELHLIDDSAEHLSNTINDFRNFFKLDKQKVITSLEDIVENTLKIVKPILLNNQINLIIDFKSHDNIYTLENELRQVVLNILKNAEDAFIENNIKNRTIQIKTYSKNDFAYLDISDNAGGIKEENLNKIFNTYFTTKSSTNGTGLGLCMSKTIIEDNCKGYLTAINNKNNGATFSIKLPIKK; encoded by the coding sequence ATGAAAAATAAAGAAAAATGGTTTGAACATATATTTAACAATAGTGGTGTGGGTATTTTAATTGTTGATAAAAATAGAACCATTTTAGAAGTGAATAAAACATTTTGCGATATTGTTGGATATAGCTATGAAGAGTTGATTAACAAACACGCCAGAGTATTACATATATCAGATGAATCTTCTAAAAAATTTGGTGAGATTGCATTTAATACAGTATTAGAAAATAATACCTTAGACCTAGAATATAAATTTCGACATAGAGACGGTTCTTCTATATGGATAAAAATCACAGGAGATGTGATTAAAGATAAGCAAGAGGTGTTATGGATTATTACTAATATTAACAAAAGAGTTATGTTTCAAGAAGAATTAGCAAAACTCAATGATACTCTTAATAGTAAAATAGATTCTCAAATAAAAATATTAAGAGAAAAAGATAGACAATTACAATACCAAGGAAGACTAGCACAAATGGGTGAGATGTTAAATATGATTTCCCACCAATGGAGACAACCATTAATGTCAATATCTGCAACTACAAGTTTTCTTCAAGCAAAATTATTAATAGAAGAATTTAATCAAGAAGAGTTCTTAAATGAACTACACCTAATAGATGATTCAGCAGAACATCTATCTAATACAATCAATGACTTTAGAAACTTTTTTAAACTTGATAAACAAAAAGTAATAACAAGTCTTGAAGATATTGTAGAAAACACATTAAAAATAGTAAAACCTATTCTTTTAAATAATCAAATAAATTTAATAATTGATTTTAAATCACATGATAATATATATACTTTAGAAAATGAATTACGTCAAGTTGTGTTAAATATCCTTAAAAATGCAGAAGATGCCTTTATTGAAAATAATATTAAAAATAGAACTATTCAAATAAAAACTTATAGTAAAAACGATTTTGCCTATTTAGATATAAGTGATAATGCAGGGGGAATAAAAGAAGAAAATTTGAATAAAATCTTTAATACTTATTTTACAACAAAATCATCTACAAATGGTACAGGTCTTGGTTTGTGTATGTCTAAAACTATTATAGAAGACAACTGTAAAGGATACTTAACAGCAATAAATAACAAAAATAATGGTGCAACATTTTCAATAAAACTTCCAATAAAAAAATAG
- a CDS encoding helicase-related protein has product MKILDNLNTLLGDDLKQSLSNGSKLKIAASYFSIYAYEALKEELEKVESIEFIFTSPSFTPVEATDKLKKEQREFFIPKQKREKDFYGNEFEIQLKNKLNQKAIAQECANWIKRKATFKSNTTNSPMQQFLCIDGEETSAYNPISGFSAVDLGYQKGNAVSNFVNKINDKAMTQIYLNLFDQIWNDEEKIQDVTNSLIEHISTVYKENSPEKIYFLILYNIFNEFLEDLNEDVLPNDLTGFKDTLVWNKLYNFQKDAATGVINKLETFNGCILADSVGLGKTFTALAVVKYYELRNRSVLVLCPKKLADNWLAYNSNLVTNIFTKDRFNYDVLNHTDLQRTSGYSHGIALDKINWANYDLVVIDESHNFRNNNAYKDKETRYQRLMNEIIKKGVKTKVLMLSATPVNNRFTDLKNQLALAYEGNADEINEKLKTTRDIEEIFRRAQATFNWWSNLEAEKRTAEAILNALDFDFFELLDSVTIARSRKHIQTFYDTSDIGTFPKRNKPISFHPKLTELQNTLGFNDIFKELSLLKLCVYAPVSYILPSRVSYYEELYDTEVKGGRGRFKQVDREKSLQSLMTTNLLKRLESSVHSFRLTLEKLKENNELILEKIKLFEQNKVGSKFSDFTNINEDTLDDEDLSNFDDLTVGNKIQIDLSDMDLSSWKYDISSDLEIINALLFEMEKITPEHDFKFQHLKSHIKNKMSNPINKDNKKVLIFTAFADTAMYLYDNLALLYKNDYDINTGLITGSQTPKSTIKDTYDLQGLLTLFSPISKEKKLIFPDEQEEIDIIIATDCISEGQNLQDCDYLINYDIHWNPVRIIQRFGRVDRIGSKNDVIQMVNYWPNISLDEYINLKERVENRMMIADVTATGDDNVLSSKANDISYRKEQLRKLQEEVIEMEDLKTGVNITDLGLNDFRMDLLNYIKENGDLGSLPNGLHAVVNTDYEKGLVPGVIFILLNRDKSVNSKVEGQNRLYPYYLIYIDNEANVIADHTEAKKLLDLARNACKGTIEPIDKAYHTFNQQTNDGKDMSFYSDLLEKAIKSMIDINEDKDIDSLFTGGSTTALVNTIEGLDNFELINFIVVQDI; this is encoded by the coding sequence GTGAAAATATTAGATAATTTAAATACTTTATTAGGGGATGATTTAAAGCAATCGCTTTCAAATGGTTCAAAATTAAAAATAGCAGCTTCATACTTTTCTATTTATGCCTATGAAGCATTAAAAGAAGAATTAGAGAAAGTGGAATCAATTGAATTTATTTTTACTTCACCTTCTTTTACTCCAGTAGAAGCAACAGATAAACTAAAAAAAGAACAAAGAGAGTTCTTTATTCCTAAACAAAAAAGAGAAAAAGACTTCTATGGAAATGAATTTGAGATACAACTCAAAAACAAGTTAAACCAAAAAGCTATAGCACAAGAGTGTGCTAATTGGATAAAAAGAAAAGCAACATTTAAATCAAATACTACAAACTCACCTATGCAACAGTTTCTATGCATTGATGGAGAAGAGACTTCTGCCTATAATCCAATTTCTGGCTTTAGTGCCGTCGACTTAGGTTATCAAAAAGGTAATGCTGTTTCAAACTTTGTAAATAAAATTAATGATAAAGCAATGACTCAAATCTATTTAAATTTGTTTGATCAAATATGGAATGATGAAGAGAAAATACAAGATGTTACCAATAGTTTAATAGAACACATCTCTACAGTATACAAAGAGAACTCACCTGAGAAAATCTACTTTTTGATTCTATATAATATCTTTAATGAATTTTTAGAGGATCTAAATGAAGATGTACTGCCTAATGATTTAACAGGCTTTAAAGATACACTTGTTTGGAATAAGTTGTATAACTTTCAGAAAGATGCAGCAACAGGTGTTATCAATAAGCTTGAAACATTTAATGGATGTATTCTAGCTGATTCAGTTGGGCTTGGTAAAACATTTACAGCGTTAGCAGTTGTGAAGTATTATGAATTGAGAAATAGGTCTGTATTAGTTCTTTGTCCAAAAAAGCTTGCAGATAACTGGCTAGCTTATAATTCAAATCTAGTGACAAATATATTTACTAAAGATAGATTTAACTATGATGTATTAAATCACACAGACTTACAAAGAACAAGTGGTTATTCTCATGGTATAGCACTTGATAAAATAAACTGGGCAAATTATGATTTAGTTGTAATAGATGAATCCCATAATTTTAGAAATAACAATGCTTATAAAGATAAAGAAACTAGATATCAAAGATTAATGAATGAAATCATTAAAAAAGGTGTTAAAACCAAGGTTTTAATGCTTTCAGCTACACCTGTAAACAATAGATTCACAGATTTAAAGAATCAATTAGCCTTAGCATATGAAGGTAATGCAGATGAGATAAATGAGAAGCTTAAGACTACAAGAGATATAGAAGAGATTTTTAGACGTGCACAAGCTACATTTAACTGGTGGTCTAACCTAGAGGCAGAGAAAAGAACTGCTGAAGCTATTTTAAATGCTTTAGATTTTGATTTTTTTGAATTACTAGATAGTGTTACGATTGCAAGAAGCAGAAAGCATATTCAAACATTTTATGATACAAGTGATATAGGTACTTTCCCTAAAAGAAACAAACCAATCTCTTTTCACCCTAAACTTACTGAATTGCAAAATACATTAGGATTCAATGATATTTTTAAAGAGTTATCTTTATTGAAACTATGTGTATATGCACCTGTAAGTTATATCTTACCTAGTAGAGTCTCATATTATGAAGAACTTTATGATACAGAAGTTAAAGGTGGAAGAGGAAGGTTTAAACAAGTAGATAGAGAGAAGTCCCTTCAATCACTAATGACAACAAATCTTCTTAAAAGATTAGAGAGTTCTGTACATTCATTTAGATTAACGTTAGAAAAGCTAAAAGAGAATAATGAATTAATTTTAGAGAAAATCAAGCTGTTTGAACAAAATAAAGTAGGTTCAAAATTCAGTGACTTTACAAATATAAATGAAGATACGCTAGATGATGAAGATTTATCAAATTTTGATGATTTAACTGTTGGAAATAAAATTCAAATAGATTTATCAGATATGGATTTATCTTCTTGGAAATATGATATTTCAAGTGATTTAGAGATTATCAATGCATTATTGTTTGAAATGGAAAAGATTACACCAGAACATGACTTTAAATTTCAACATTTAAAATCTCATATTAAAAATAAGATGAGTAATCCAATAAATAAAGATAATAAAAAAGTTTTAATCTTTACTGCATTTGCAGACACAGCAATGTATTTGTACGATAACTTAGCTTTGTTATACAAAAATGATTATGATATAAATACGGGACTTATTACTGGTAGTCAGACTCCAAAATCAACTATTAAAGACACCTATGATTTACAAGGTCTTTTAACTTTATTTTCACCCATTTCAAAAGAAAAGAAACTTATATTCCCCGATGAACAAGAAGAGATAGATATTATTATAGCAACAGATTGTATTAGCGAAGGTCAAAACTTACAAGACTGCGATTACCTAATAAATTATGATATTCACTGGAACCCTGTAAGGATAATTCAAAGATTTGGACGGGTTGATAGAATTGGTTCTAAAAACGATGTTATTCAAATGGTTAACTACTGGCCAAATATCTCTCTAGATGAATATATAAACCTAAAAGAAAGAGTTGAAAATCGAATGATGATTGCAGACGTTACTGCAACAGGTGATGATAATGTTTTAAGTTCTAAAGCAAATGATATTTCGTATAGAAAAGAGCAACTTAGAAAACTTCAAGAAGAAGTTATTGAAATGGAAGATTTAAAGACTGGTGTAAATATCACAGATTTAGGTCTAAATGACTTTAGAATGGATTTATTAAACTACATTAAAGAGAATGGAGACTTAGGTTCATTACCAAATGGTCTACATGCAGTTGTAAATACTGATTATGAAAAAGGTTTAGTACCTGGAGTAATATTCATACTTTTAAATAGAGACAAAAGTGTGAATTCAAAAGTAGAAGGGCAAAATAGACTTTATCCATATTATTTAATATATATTGACAATGAAGCAAATGTAATTGCAGACCATACAGAAGCAAAAAAACTATTAGATTTAGCTAGAAATGCTTGTAAAGGGACAATTGAGCCTATTGATAAAGCATACCATACTTTTAATCAACAAACTAATGATGGAAAAGATATGTCTTTTTATTCAGACTTACTAGAGAAAGCTATTAAGTCTATGATAGACATCAACGAAGATAAAGATATAGATTCATTATTTACTGGAGGTTCAACTACTGCACTTGTAAATACTATAGAAGGACTTGATAATTTTGAATTAATTAACTTTATAGTAGTTCAGGATATTTAA
- a CDS encoding MBL fold metallo-hydrolase, giving the protein MKTTNESRRDFIKGSATGLGLGALAAMGLFSYSPMREIFLPDLERKMTDFGSIKSVKVTNISETSWFDNATLMGDIKGAGGLLVNQYDFNWPPFGDGTGLAKGSYDKGIAKIKHLLPEKLDEAWDIIKTNSVSPDNAGGFAALIDVERVDGTRKKYLLDVGWSYKWMDESFKREGIDKMLESGEIDTLIISHEHFDHFWGFPVAMKYNPNLKVIIPEGFYKEGLQYIKDSGHKGELEVIKPGLHELEPGLATYVFDVPIICRVFGEQSIFANVKDKGLVSITGCCHQGIIKFANTAYKELKYDNDKMYGIYGGLHISPFDDWDPKYDDLVISLNKWNFEKIGCNHCTGLLTAEKFIRAGYPIVQGTAQYKSKSKAYLGNGDVITFG; this is encoded by the coding sequence ATGAAAACTACAAATGAATCTAGAAGGGACTTTATAAAAGGTTCAGCAACTGGTTTAGGTTTAGGTGCACTTGCAGCCATGGGTCTTTTCTCTTATTCTCCTATGAGAGAGATTTTTCTTCCTGATTTGGAGAGAAAAATGACCGACTTTGGTAGTATTAAAAGTGTGAAAGTGACTAACATAAGTGAAACAAGTTGGTTTGATAATGCAACTTTGATGGGTGATATTAAAGGTGCAGGTGGATTACTAGTTAATCAATATGATTTTAACTGGCCACCATTTGGAGATGGAACAGGTTTAGCAAAAGGAAGTTATGATAAAGGGATAGCAAAAATCAAACATCTACTTCCTGAAAAACTTGATGAAGCTTGGGATATTATAAAAACCAACTCTGTAAGTCCAGATAATGCCGGTGGATTTGCTGCATTAATTGATGTAGAAAGAGTAGATGGCACAAGAAAAAAATATCTTTTGGATGTTGGATGGTCATATAAATGGATGGATGAATCTTTTAAAAGAGAAGGTATTGATAAAATGTTGGAAAGTGGTGAAATAGATACTTTGATAATTTCCCATGAACATTTTGACCACTTTTGGGGATTCCCTGTTGCTATGAAATATAACCCTAACTTAAAAGTAATAATACCAGAAGGGTTTTACAAAGAGGGCTTACAATATATAAAAGATTCAGGACATAAAGGCGAACTTGAAGTTATAAAACCAGGTCTTCATGAGTTAGAACCAGGTCTTGCAACTTATGTTTTTGATGTACCAATTATTTGTAGAGTATTTGGTGAGCAATCAATATTTGCAAATGTAAAAGATAAAGGTCTTGTTAGTATAACAGGGTGTTGTCACCAAGGTATTATCAAATTTGCAAACACTGCATACAAAGAATTGAAATATGACAATGACAAAATGTACGGTATTTATGGAGGATTACATATTTCACCTTTTGATGATTGGGATCCTAAATATGATGACTTGGTTATCTCTTTAAATAAATGGAATTTTGAGAAAATAGGATGTAACCACTGTACAGGGTTATTAACAGCAGAGAAATTTATACGTGCAGGTTATCCAATTGTACAAGGTACTGCACAATATAAATCTAAAAGTAAAGCCTACTTAGGTAATGGAGATGTGATTACTTTTGGATAA